The DNA region CACTTCCAATAACACCTTGCTCTATACCATCCGCATCAACCTGCTTTCGTTTCTCTGGATAATTactaaaaaatcaaaatatttagattGCGATAATAAgcattaaaaagaagaaaaatataaggtTTTACATTCACACTTACTATTtccaaagacagagagaaccATCTCCACCTCCGGTTGCAAATATTTCTCGATTTTGTGGTAAATGCTTGACCATCCATATCGTTGATTTGTGTGCCTGAATAAGTCAggcaaataattaattatatttcattttactcttgaaaaatattttcttaccttttctACTAGATAAGCATAACCTTTCTTTGGATGCTGCGTtttcaaatcgaataaataaaatttagccTCAAGAGTAGTTGCGACTAATTTGTTCATAGGAATATCCTTCCTATCATATTCAATGCCGCAAACACCATTCTTGAGATTACTCTCCCATCTAAGAGACATAGCTTTTAAATCAAACATTTTGATATCTCCGTTGTCATAACCAGCTGCAACAGTTCTTTCTTCAGAGTTGTAAGAATTACCGAAGGCAACTGTCCAACAATCTCTAcgactctctccttctttagGTTCCATTACAGCTACCGGTCGACTTTTTTGTCTTGGATCCCATACTTTAACGCTACCATCGCGTGATCCTGTTACTAACTCAGGTGCTCCGCAACCAATGCTGTGACCAGCTACGCCAGAAACAGCATTTATAATATCCTCGTGAGCATTAGCCGTATAAAGCGGTATTGAAGGATCTTCGagattgtatatattaagtttaccctgaaataataattaatgaaataacttgaaatttttaaatatataaataaattatacaaaaccaacgaatatataatctgtatatatgtctgAATCATGATTCAGAAATAGTGgaacaatttttaaaactCACGTGTTATTACAATGAGCTAGCAGTTCTATCAGATGTACCTTGAAATCACCAACTGCTAAGTGTCTGTCTCGTAAACTCGAAGCGTTAAACGTTCCACATTTAACTGGATTTGAGCGTTCAATATCCTTAATATGTTTTAATTCACCACTTGATACttcataaatttgtataatgcCGGTACCACGAGGTCGAGAGCCCATAACCACAAACTTTGCACTACACGGAATCCATTTGGTgtcaaataaagaataatcgaCGGATTTTTCAATATGACAAATTATTTGTGGTTTTGATAATTTCTCCATAGCTTAATTTGTAACTTTATCTTTTGGTTATAGCTACGCCAAGTTGACAGTTCGTCTAAGAATTACAGTATCGATATAAACAAGACTAAACGCCATCTGTTGTCTGCGTTACGAATTAACGTAGTTTCTCTCCTTTAATACACAAgcattaaaaagtatttgatACTTATTaagttacaaataaaattaaataaagtattaaagagtttgtattgttaaaaaatataaaaagttttaaatattatcttatctgttacatagagatataaattttccaattttataactagaattttcattatccTATTACTAATGTATGCGACGTGTACATGtacataaatcaatatatcAGCCAATAATTCATTTCTGAAAGCAACAATTCTTCATTAATATGAAACTATATAGAATtgaattcatttattcatcaaattaaattcattcttcTGTATCTGTATTATTTTCCATCTCCTCTTGAATTTCTACAATACCTGGTGATTCcaatttcttcttaaatttttGTACATAATTCAACAATCGTTTATCGAACTTATTTACCTAAAtgacatataaataaaattaattttataattttatcacgaaaaacaagaaatatcacaacacattttttctaataaatattttacaaattgttataatataattaaagctTACCATTAACAAAACTTTCTCAATACCATCTTTTAAATCCTCTTGTGATAAATTGTCGTCTATTTGTATATCTAAATCCTTCAAACATTTAATGAGTACATCTTTGTCAATTTTACTATCTGAATTTAGAATTTCAGCCAGAATTGCAAAGGCCAGATTATTATGTACACAATATGTGTTTATGCTTTCAGATTCTTTACCTCTATTTCTAgttaaattcaaaataaaagcAGCTACATTGTAAGGATTAATTTCTTGAAGAGGACTGATCTCTGGTGCATCACATATGATCTTTAAAACTGGAAAGAATGCTTCTTCGAGCATTTCTTGATTAAAAGGTACATATAATATGAATTGATCAAAAAAACTGCTGATACATTGGCAAAGATAAGTGTCATCATTATTTGCTggattataatacataattattatccgAGCTAACAAATTAGAACTACTTATACGacgatttatcaataatttgcAAAGTCCTTCAGTTGCAATAGTTCTCAAATCTTGAttctgtaataatattaagaaaacttattatatttcattatgcGATGagtaatacaattttaataaatgatataaaactaaacatagtataaaaaatatatagtatgaaATAATACTGACCGCATTATCCATTAATCCTattagaattttcattatatcagGATTTTGTGCTTGATTATCGGATGGTTGTCTGTAATCAgtaatatcttcttcttccattcgATTGAACAACTTTACAGgtttattagttttatttaatatactattattGTCACTACTTTTTGAGATATCAAAAAATTCAAGTCCGTAACGTAACAGAAGATCAAAAAGAGCTTTTAAGGTAACAATccatatttcttgtttttcttgttccaATGAAAATTGTAACAAAAATGTCAAAATATGTGTTTTAGCTAATTCCTTATCTAATATGCAAAATATTCCCAAAGCTTCTAGAGCTAATATATGAACTCTGTCATCTGGATGCTAAacataaatatgttattaataaaagaaataacagaaaatgatttaaagtACATTTGTACAGAATAAAGAACTTACATCCAAACTTGAAAGTGCTACATTTAGAAGGCATCTAAGAGTAGgcattaatgtttttattgatttaactCTCATCATAGCACACAAGATAGTAAGACATTTAATCATTGTTTCAGAatcgcttttctcttcttcaataTCATCGTCAACAATAACCATATTAGCTTCTGATggttcatttaatttcatcaattcttgatttactttatttatttcttcctttcgattttcagctttcaaatattctttattttgtatagcttgatattcttcttccttaagTTCTAGTAATTGTACTCGTAATCTGGCTTTCTAAGAAACAGAAACATCAAtgcaatgataattaataaactaaatgtaaaaaataaatataactacATACTTGCATGTTATTTCGATGTTCTTGTTCCGCAGATATTTCTTGTATAACTTGTGTAGGAACTCTTACTGGAGTTCTGATTTTACTAATTGTATTTGATAAAAGATCTAATCTTGTATTTACATCAGGTATCACATTCTCAAGATGATATACTATGcattcaattatttctttagagTAATAATTATCGCTCAATAgcatatttaatatcaagTCATTTAAATTGTTTCTTCCTGCTTCGTCTGATAAAtcatacattttaattatctcaagaagttgaagaagaataaattggTGTGTTTGTTTTTCCCACATTTCATATgttttagaaaatatcattattaaaaactcATTAATGTATGCTGAAAAACTTGATAATTCAGGTAAAATTCTTTCCAATGCATCTAAGGAAGATAGATTATGAAGATGTTTAGCTACACATCTCCAGTACAAGCAATTTTCGcttgttaatttattaattggtATAAGTTTTGTAGTTTCGTCAATTGGTATTTGATTGATTACTTCATCTATCTCAGCGTTTCTgtcaaaacaaataaaatataattcatcgaTAAGTAAgtattcataattaatttcaaacttatattaaaattttattttttgaagtaaatattgatataatttataccaattattaaatacttacTTGAAGAGTACGTTTAACGCTAAAATAGATACGTTACTTCCGATTTCTGCATCCAATGCTTTAatcaaatctatatatattccattaaAATAACGCAGCCATATTGGCAATAGTACTCTTTCTACACATTTGCGTACACTCTCAGCTCTATCTTTGAGTCCTTCGTTTAACAATTGGTTCCTTTGTTTGATTGTTAACGATCTTACCGTAATTTTACTGATAAAATCATAAGCCATTTTTCGTACTATATCACTGACATCTCTAATTCTTTTCAAAGCGGCATGTAatgttttttgatttttgGCCATACAACTTAATACCGCTTTACGAACTTCAACTTTTGGATCTTtggataaatgaaatatatacatttttattacaggACAATTTTCATCCGACGGATCTTGAAGCCTATGTAAAGCAAAAATAGCTTGGGCTCTAACTTTATGCGATTTATCTAATAATCGATCCATCATATTGACAGTAATTTTGTCGCAAAGTGCATCATCAATGAAAGCATTTTCGCCCATTGaatttaataacatatttaaaaaatggcATATGCGAAATCTAACAGAAGGATCTTTTGCATCGTGATgttttaatacaaattcaaataatttttcaagaaatggAGACATAGGTTCGCATAGTTCGCTGTTAGAAGACGCATAAGAGCTAACGGCATACTTAGCAGCAAATTGAAGAGTATTGTCAATGGATATATGATTTTGACTCATACTAAGAGGAATCTTCAAACAGGAGATGAATTCCTCCAAAAATGACTCTAGATCATactaaaacgagaaaaatatattaactcTTACATAAAAATGctattcatttaataaaaatagaatattatttaatcgttacTTACTTGTTGATTGATAtttgttaatctttttatataccgTTTATGGCaggttttattaatttgaacattataaaaaatatcattcattatttctctAAGTTTCGTActcatatttgaaaattatttaacaaaatatcttcttaaaataaaaacatattacaACCGCcaaatacttttaaatatactGCCAACTATCTCAAATAAATATCAGTtggtttatttaatatttaatttttttaataactgtaattatttttttcacggCACTCTTAtcatagtaaaaaataaaaatttttaattacatgaattaatcaaaagaaatatcttgataatttttatagattttacaGAATTGTAAGATCACTTAATATTACATCGAAGAATACTTCGTTCCGTGATGTTATTATTGTGTTAAGTTACAGAGATCTTGTACCAACagtaaaaatcaaattaactGTATATAactctataaaatataatttgattaaaacaatccaaactattttatttattaaaatttttgtcttttttaaacgtttaaattaaaatatatcaagagctattgttaatgaaatttaattactatCCTTTTTTTGTATGCATGTTCTAACGACGTagtgatttttaatttttcataagttTTCATAAAAGAACTGCGGAAATGATAGACAGCGCCAACTACAACGAAGAATTTGTTTCACGTAGTAATTCACAAGGTTGAAACTCTTGTATTGTAAGATCTATGGTTATTACTGAGTgagaattttgtattatatcgtATGAAGGAGAGGAACGTTTGTAACATGTTTGACATATGGCACAAGAGATTTTATATCCTTTCGAATAAACTTAAAACATGAAACagatcttatttaaaaataaatacttgtGCAATAGCATTTAAGGTAgttatattgtaattttatattaaattatcatacGAACAACTTATTCGTTAAAAGTAACCTAGAATAGAAacatcgaataatttcatttttgctttattaaattgtatgtttagaataatttgtttcaatagatatttatatcttaacttgaataaataatgtaacatgatctaatacaatttatatgaGCTGTCCAAGAAAGTTTTTGAGTTGTAGACAGcgtgataattaatttaataaagcatcgattttgtaaattttaggaagttgtatttataaaaatatataaaagatgaaGTTAATCTCAAAAAATGTTGACAAGGATGGGAAGGGGTaagcaatttatatttatgtattatcatGTTTTACTTTTCATGGTTATGATATTTCTACTTtgctattatatattgtttttagaAGAGTAGGTCTTGTACCAGAGAATACTGAAGATATGTGGCAtgcttataatataatagcaGAAGGAGATTTTGTCACTTGTTCGACCTTTAggtaagaattattaattttataatatatatatatatatatatatatatatatatatataaaactatatatatgtatatatgtatatattaaaatttatatatacgtattaacaaaattacttcaataatattcatatttttattttatttctatcatcTTTAGAAAAGTACAAATGGAATCATCAACGGGAAGTTCTAGCAGTTATAAAGTAAGAACCACTCTTACAATATGCGTTGAAGGCGTTGATTTTGATACTCAAGCTTGTGTCCTTAGACTCAAAGGTAGAAACgtagtagaaaataaatatgttaaggtatttatatttttaaatattacagttAACTTAACGTGTGCAACATTTATGGTAGATGGAATAATAGGATGTTTTTATAGACTGGACAATATCATACTTTGGATGTGGAGCAAAATCGAAAATTTACTATTACTAAAGAGAAATGGGATTCGATTACATTAGAAAGGGTGGATACTGCTTGCGATCCTACAcaggtatataataaatgttataaaatattataatatgatattatatcgtaatataatgcaacagtataatataatattctcttcTCAGAAAGCAGATGTTGCTGCTGTGGTAATGCAAGAAGGCATCGCACACATTTGTTTGATAACATCCAATATGACAATAGTACGTGCAAAAATAGATCAAGTTATACCTAGGAAACGAAAAGGGAATGTTTCACAGCATGAAAAAGTAATACTTTTAAGTAAAACaccaattttattaatacacgattcaatttaaatgaaaaaaaaaaaaaaaaaaaaaaaagaaagaaaaactgataaaaaaaattgaaacttgCTAGGGTCTGATGAAATTTTATGAGAGCATTTTACAAGGCATTTTAAGACATATTAATTTTGACATTGTAAAATGTGTTATCTTGGCCAGTCCTGGGTTTGTCAAAGATCAATTTATGGATTACATGGTTCAGCAGGCAATTAAATCTGATAACAAAacgattttagaaaataaaagcaaatttttattaatacattcaAGTTCCGGCTTCAAACATTCATTGAAAGgtaatgttttaatatatgtatttatatatacatataatagataataaaattaaatcttttcgtaatactattatttatgatttcatTAGAGGTTTTGGCCGATCCTGCCGTAGTATCTCGAATTTCTGATACTAAGGCAGCAAGTGAAGTGAAAGCtttagaaacattttattcgatattacaaATAGATCCTGCCAGAGCTTTCTATGGTAAAAAACACATCGAGAAAGCTAATGAGGCTCAAGCAGTAGAAACATTACTTATAtcagataaattatttaggtaaagtattttaataatatgttatttaggtatatttaaataatatatataaatatatttatgtttcgTAGATGTCAGGATATTGCACTAAGGAAAGAGTATGTTGCAATAGTAGAAAACGTCAAAGAATATAATGGggatgttaaaatattttcaagtttACACGTTTCTGGTGAACGTATGTATGATGATATTATaaggaatatattaattataaactttgtatataaaatacgtatagaCAGCGGTTAATAATAGTTACGTCGCATCAATTCATAATTTAATACTATTTGCAGAATTAGATCAACTTACTGGGATTGCAGCTATATTACGTTTTCCCATGCCAGAATTAGAAGATGAAAGTGATGGTGACGAGTCAGAAGAAGATGATTAATTAAGttctcgatatatacatatataattctgTACATACTTGTGCTATACATggttaaaaatatcatattaataataaaactgaaGAAGATTCATTATTAATCTAGTTATTATTCCTATCTTTGCATGACTTTAAATAgatgcaaaataatataatttttacgataattatatacgtTTCATTGGAAACTTCACGTTTGGACGCTTTTTgacgaaattaaatttctacgaaaaaatgcaaatttttTAGTTTcgttaaagtaaatattaaatataaagatgttatatctgaaaaaaaaaaaatcttttcgtatGTATTACACGTACATTCTTTTGATTcctcgatttttttatttgatatggTAATACTATTTTGCATAATCGTGAACAGGAGATAAGATATTTCACCTTTTACACATGATGGGTACATTATCACGGAGCATGGAggaattaattcaaataattcgtttcatttatagTTCTAAAGTCCAAGATTATACATGTATTCTATAAcgtataatattgaataaaatttctggAATACAATTAGTTTTTCTTTGACTTAGATATTCTACAATAGTTACGGCTATCAAGGTTATGGGATATATCATATCCGTTTTGAAATtgctaaaaaagaagaaaaaaaggcaaaaaaagaTCATGGGGAATTTTATAggagatattataatatggtACGTTTAATTTACACTATATTCattcttcaaatatattaaaaaagtttgtctttaaaatttgttataagtTATTTATAGTTAAAGTTTTCATTATAAACTGGTAGttgcattataaatattaatacaagtTTTTATTTGGTAGCATATTGCTACTATTTTCAGTGAGTATTGTTTTTGGAACTACagagattataaaatatcttacaaaCAGTAGCGAAGAGTTACTGCAACTGAATTCATATAACTGGATTCTTCGATTGTGTTTCAACCTATTAGGCTATGCTACAATTTTATTGCCAGGTTAtctaatatacaaatatgtacaATACAGTAAATATATTCAGAGAAGTggtaagtaaaataaattattttattaatttgtatatcgTACGATAACTTTATTacgttatattctttttatctatatatagacaAAAGCTGTATTCCAAGATTAGTTCACTCATGTTTCTTGGGACATAGTGAAACAGGTCTTTTAGACACATCTTCTTACACACCAACGTCTACCAGTCAACGTACGTTTACTCAGGATTTTATGCTACTTACCTATTGCTTCCTTGGATTGCAAATTAGTTACTTGACATGGGGTTATCTacaagagaaaataatgacaCAGGtacttaaatttatttactattatgtaatattcatGTACATTATAAAGTAAAACATTATATTCTATAGGTTTATGAAGATAGCTCTGGTAATCAGGATCGTTTTGAAGATTCGCAATTTctagtatttataaatagaatacTTGCATTTTTTATGTCTGCATTATATCTTCTTATTCAAAAACAACCACAACATAAAGCACCgctttataaatatgtattttgttcATTATCAAACATTATGAGCAGTTGGTGTCAATACGAAGCTCTTAAATATGTTAGTTTTCCTACCCAGGTAAATAtagttttttcaataaaattataaaaatatatttgatatcatTATTCCATAAAaacttgtattatttataatggaaTTAGTAAGTCAAAGATATATGTTTTAGGTTTTAGCAAAGGCCTCTAAAATAATTCCTGTTATGATAAtgggaaaaattatttcacacACAACATacgaatattatgaatatgtTACAGCAATACTTATTTCTATTGGAATGACAATGTTTATGTTGAATAGTTCTGATTATAAAAATGgtaattaaatatagatttattaatatcattcgaTAGAGACATAATAtgctattaatatttatgcaatttctaataaaacttctgttttatttttagatggAGCTACCACTATTTCTGGTATTATACTTTTAGGAAGTTACTTACTATTAGACAGTTTTACAAGTACCTGGCAAAATGCACTTTTTGTAGAATACGGTACAACTAGTATACAAATGATGTGCGCGGTAAATATGTTTTCATGTTTATTGACTGTCACATCTCTTATACAACAATCAAGTTTTCCTTTCATATATTCGTTTATGAAAAAGGTAAGTAACAAATTCTacaaagtaattttattaaattctatctATTAATGTGAATGAATTGATTAGTATCCTAGGTTTATAATGGATTGTTTACTTATTTCCATTTGTTCTGCAAGTggacaattatatattttttatacaatttcgaAATTTGGGCCTATCACTTTTGTAATAATGATGACTATACGACAGGTAAAAATGgattaattcaaaattataattattgtttatacaatttatattaaaaatatttatttctaggGATTGGCTATATTACTGTCGTGTTTAATATATCAtcatgaaattaaaatgattggTATATTAGGTATACTTCTTGTATTTGGTTCAGTATTCCTTCGAATTCATTGTAATAATGTAACTCGAGCGATAAAAAGACGCAGAACCGCAGTGAATTCtgtaaaaaattagattattttaGTTACTATTATGTAGAATCTCATAtgatttaatctcttttttcttgtgtgTGTGCCTGATTTCTAACAATACATTATTTTAGATACTTACGCATTGTACGATATTAATTAGACACCtgtatcattataaaatttttataatcccTATTTCCTGTTAGATTTAATAACTTgtacacatttttatatagatgttTAAAAACgcttaaaaatgtatataatattttttatttcaattaactAACCTGCAGTTTTAACatagagattattattttatatgtttaatgTACAAAATATTAGTTATCACAATAATAAGAAAGGCACATTAccgtgttatttatttaaaaaatatttattttaatataagtatatatacatagaaacttatgtaaatgtttcattgaaaataacattagaaataatttgcaTCAAGATATTGTAACTGTACTTTTCatattcatgaaaattttaattacgtcGAAAGATAAATACACGTACATGTGGCAGTAGTTTTGAgttttttcattgttattatcactgaagaattaaaatagatCTTTAATAGTTTTACTACAATAGGTCTTACAttgtcgaaagaaatttttaacaatatgtATTTAGATTCATGagtaaaagagatattaacataaaaacaatatttagttaattttctttttctatagaagATAACTTTATttcagtaaaaaatattatcatgatgtttataaatttgataatgtTCTGAAGACAAGGaactataatatatcaatgttATCACAAtcaaactatattatatataaatacataatgaCTTTTCATACTagtttttgttgttatttctaaatattgtatataattgtaaaatttatgttaataattactttgaatagacacaatattattttacactaTATTAgcattttacataaaaatatataagtaaaacaTCAATAATaccattataaatatattaatatatccaGAAAGGTAGTATTTAGAATAAAACAATActgtatttttgaaatattttctgtagTCAAGTGAGAAATgcagtttttattaatactacctttggtatctttttttttgtaatcttatataaaaataatttatatactatctgtattgttaattgttttatctataaaaaagccttttaataataagaatgtaACAATATGAAAGATTGTTTATAGAAATCTTTGTGTATAACTATATGGAGCAAaggatttaatttaatctataGCAAATCATTGACACTAAAAGTGTTTTGTTAAACACAATTTTGTTCTGTTTTAAGAAATATGTGGTTATTTAAAACTGAATATTCAAGAAGAAGTAATATGGAAGTAAGTGCAAAATATGATAAAGTTTTTTTGACGTGCAACATGCTAATATTTCAAAACCAATATCGGATCAACACGGATCATTCTTTAGGAGATGGAGGACGATAAATTGCTATAAGGTACATGATCGAGATAATAAGCTCCAATGCTAAAATGACTAATTGTATGCTACAAAGGATCACTTCTAATTTAAGCACATAATTCTGccaaaataagaaatataaagttgCTAAAGAGCTAGGAAACGTTAAGAAAATCCCAATGAGAATGGGTAGGCCACGTTCTGTtaaatttcctttccttcctagATAGATTCTGGCACCCTCCGTCGCTATAAGGAAGAATAAGAGCGCAAACTCTGTTAGTGTAGTACTCGTGCCTGGAGATGGCAAATTAGCAGCCTTGAAGAGTCCCATGCCCAACTCGCACACAGCAAACATACCAAAGTAAAAGGAATTCAAGTACATAAGAATTTCATATGTCAAGGAAGAATTCACTACTGTAGGCATTCTAAGGAGTTTTCCTTGGTAGGGATACCCGAATGATCGTTTTACGAGGTATCAatcttcgttcatttattttatgttttattgcAGTAGAAAGGTCGTGTGGTTAAGAATAACTTGTCACTTTCTCTGCATCCTGAACGTGTACCTTTAAAACtagaaattgattaatttctctttatatcgaGAATTATCGAACCGTAAggttttgtaatttttctagttttctttttattaatcactTGAGGGATCGCGAAAATAAGTAATAACACGTTACATTTGTATAACTTTATGTACaccccttttttatttctcgcgtCTAGCGCTGCTTTATTTTTAACCGTTAAACCTCGCATACAATATTGCCATAATCGTGGAAAGAAACATTATTCAGACATCTACataatatctacataaatacaaatttttttattttttataaaccgttcaataaataaataacaaggGTGAGATTAATCGTGATATTTTGTTAAACGTACACACAACAGTTTTGTATTCATTTTTGACGATTATTCAAGTAAAATATCACATAAAATCCctagattaaatattttctcatagAATATCAATAATCGTACCTTATCTAAAACGAtgttaacgataaataataataagatcagcacttatttcatttgtatatttttctttttccttttctttttttttttaattatcaggACACGTCGGAATGTAAGGCTcagaacgaataatttttaacgataccAAGCTATAACGGAAACGACCAATTACATTCGTCCTTTTTACGAAAAACTGTCATATTAAACGTATGTCACGTcgagaatttataatttacatttagaATATCACGGATGTTAAgaaacgttcgataaaatttttctgcttttcagaatacgattttttaatcgaagataTAGAAACATTGACGTACAATTATTCCTCTGTTTATTG from Vespula pensylvanica isolate Volc-1 chromosome 12, ASM1446617v1, whole genome shotgun sequence includes:
- the LOC122633374 gene encoding transmembrane protein 216-like, giving the protein MPTVVNSSLTYEILMYLNSFYFGMFAVCELGMGLFKAANLPSPGTSTTLTEFALLFFLIATEGARIYLGRKGNLTERGLPILIGIFLTFPSSLATLYFLFWQNYVLKLEVILCSIQLVILALELIISIMYLIAIYRPPSPKE